The Pochonia chlamydosporia 170 chromosome 1, whole genome shotgun sequence genome window below encodes:
- a CDS encoding oxidoreductase (similar to Magnaporthe oryzae 70-15 XP_003709226.1), with product MAQKGPITTSFTQLMGIKHPVVLAGMAHTSGGELSAAVSNAGGLGVIGGLQYTPDQLREIIAEMKANFKQPDLPFGIDLALPQIGGNARKTNHDYTHGKLEELIDLTIESGAKLFVCAIGVPPKHIIEKLHKNGIYVMNMVGHPKHAVKALDLGVDIVCAQGTEAGGHTGDIASSVLIPAVVDVARRYKPPMLKGSSALVLAAGGICNGRGVAAALMQGASAVWVGTRFVASVEANSSNDHKQAVVDCDFTETERTLVLSGRPLRMKPNDYIKRWNRNPQQIQDLCNRGVVPVEYDLENGAEDIDVPHFMGQVAGSIRRIQPAGEIVQELVDEAVEMLRMGGTYLNGGSKL from the coding sequence ATGGCACAGAAAGGACCAATTACCACGTCATTTACCCAGCTCATGGGCATCAAGCACCCCGTTGTGCTTGCGGGCATGGCGCATACTTCGGGCGGAGAACTCTCTGCTGCCGTTTCAAATGCTGGCGGCCTGGGAGTCATTGGCGGTTTGCAATATACGCCCGACCAGCTTCGAGAAATTATCGCGGAAATGAAGGCAAATTTTAAGCAGCCAGATCTGCCTTTTGGCATTGATCTCGCGCTCCCTCAAATTGGCGGAAACGCACGGAAAACGAATCACGATTATACACACGggaagctggaagagctgATTGATTTGACTATTGAGAGCGGTGCAAAATTGTTTGTTTGCGCCATTGGTGTTCCACCAAAGCACATCATTGAAAAGCTTCACAAAAATGGAATCTACGTCATGAACATGGTCGGTCACCCAAAACACGCTGTCAAGGCCCTAGATCTCGGTGTCGATATTGTTTGTGCGCAGGGAACCGAGGCAGGCGGTCATACAGGAGATATAGCAAGCTCAGTTCTAATACCTGCAGTCGTTGACGTTGCCAGACGATATAAGCCGCCGATGCTTAAAGGATCCTCAGCCTTGGTTCTCGCCGCTGGTGGCATCTGTAATGGCCGCGGCGTCGCAGCAGCTCTAATGCAAGGTGCCTCTGCAGTTTGGGTCGGAACTCGTTTTGTGGCATCTGTCGAGGCCAACAGTAGCAACGACCACAAGCAGGCCGTGGTGGATTGCGATTTCACCGAAACGGAGCGAACACTCGTCCTGTCCGGAAGGCCTCTACGAATGAAGCCCAACGACTATATTAAGCGGTGGAACCGGAACCCTCAACAGATTCAAGATCTGTGCAACCGCGGCGTCGTGCCAGTCGAGTATGATCTGGAAAATGGAGCTGAGGACATTGATGTGCCTCACTTCATGGGTCAGGTGGCAGGCTCGATCCGCCGTATCCAACCGGCCGGTGAAATCGTGCAGGAACTTGTTGACGAAGCCGTTGAGATGCTGAGAATGGGAGGAACATATCTGAATGGTGGCAGTAAGCTATAG